From Montipora foliosa isolate CH-2021 chromosome 6, ASM3666993v2, whole genome shotgun sequence, a single genomic window includes:
- the LOC138007266 gene encoding uracil-DNA glycosylase-like isoform X1, translated as MASQMKISSFFNTSGTKRRASDVDERSDSPQNKSSKIANGSSPESNAKRPLTNLSPEQRERMEANRKQAEKRLLASKSPQSFGASWKKALAAEFSKEYFVKLTSFVKEERLNKTVYPPEKDVYSWTLQCDIHEIKVVIIGQDPYHGPRQAHGLCFSVPPGVGIPPSLVNIYKELENDIDGFQAPKHGYLTGWAKQGVLLLNACLTVVASKANSHKDKGWEQFTDAVIRWINSNLTGVVFLLWGAYAQKKGSFIDKKKHCVLKAVHPSPLSAHRGFLGCKHFSQANQYLKKVGKKAIDWRSLPVDQNENFSA; from the exons ATGGCAAGTCAGATGAAGATCTCCAGCTTTTTCAACACTTCAGGCACTAAGCGACGCGCAAGTGATGTCGATGAGAGGTCGGATTCGCCGCAAAATAAGTCTTCCAAGATTGCGAACGGGAGTTCGCCCGAATCAAATGCAAAACGACCATTGACCAATCTCTCTCCAGAACAGAGAGAACGTATGGAGGCCAATCGAAAGCAAGCAGAAAAGAGATTACTTGCAAGTAAAAGTCCTCAGTCTTTTGGAGCCTCGTGGAAAAAAGCTTTGGCTGCAGAGTTCAGCAAGGAATACTTTGTTAAG CTCACCAGTTTTGTTAAGGAGGAGAGATTGAACAAAACAGTATATCCCCCAG AAAAAGATGTGTACAGCTGGACACTCCAATGTGACATACATGAG ATTAAGGTTGTGATCATTGGTCAAGATCCTTATCATGGCCCAAGGCAAGCACATGGACTATGTTTCAGTGTCCCTCCTGGAGTTGGTATACCACCCAG CTTGGTAAATATTTACAAGGAACTAGAGAATGATATTGATGGTTTCCAAGCACCCAAACATGGATACCTCACGGGCTGGGCAAAGCaag GCGTCCTGTTGTTGAATGCTTGCCTGACAGTTGTAGCATCAAAGGCTAACTCGCACAAGGATAAG ggctGGGAACAGTTTACTGATGCCGTTATAAGGTGGATCAATTCCAATCTCACTGGTGTTGTTTTCTTACTCTGGGGTGCCTATGCTCAGAAGAAAGGCAGCTTTATTGACAAG AAAAAGCATTGTGTATTAAAAGCTGTTCATCCTTCTCCGCTGTCAGCTCATCGAGGCTTCTTGGGCTGCAAGCACTTCTCTCAAGCCAATCAGTATTTAAAGAAGGTGGGAAAGAAAGCGATAGATTGGCGTTCACTTCCGGTTGACCAAAATGAGAATTTTTCAGCTTGA
- the LOC138007266 gene encoding uracil-DNA glycosylase-like isoform X2, whose amino-acid sequence MGNLSPPPPPPPNQGWENVTFWLLRGGGGGCRFAVPLYSVQDCSPLLPSDQQVSTNHMQHLDYTLLDKIISLECGMIYQRRSDPPLCIADFKKLRAFLQIKVVIIGQDPYHGPRQAHGLCFSVPPGVGIPPSLVNIYKELENDIDGFQAPKHGYLTGWAKQGVLLLNACLTVVASKANSHKDKGWEQFTDAVIRWINSNLTGVVFLLWGAYAQKKGSFIDKKKHCVLKAVHPSPLSAHRGFLGCKHFSQANQYLKKVGKKAIDWRSLPVDQNENFSA is encoded by the exons atgggaaatttgtccccccccccccccccccccccaaatcaaggatgggaaAATGTCACGTTTTGGCTTTtgcgtggggggggggggggttgcagGTTTGCTGTTCCactttattctgtccaagattgtagtccTTTACTGCCAAGTGATCAACAGGTATCAACCAACCACATGCAACATCTGGATTACACTCTGTTGGATAAGATTATATCCCTAGAATGTGGAATGATTTACCAGAGAAGATCAGATCCACCGCTGTGTATTGCAGACTTTAAAAAATTACGGgcctttctgcag ATTAAGGTTGTGATCATTGGTCAAGATCCTTATCATGGCCCAAGGCAAGCACATGGACTATGTTTCAGTGTCCCTCCTGGAGTTGGTATACCACCCAG CTTGGTAAATATTTACAAGGAACTAGAGAATGATATTGATGGTTTCCAAGCACCCAAACATGGATACCTCACGGGCTGGGCAAAGCaag GCGTCCTGTTGTTGAATGCTTGCCTGACAGTTGTAGCATCAAAGGCTAACTCGCACAAGGATAAG ggctGGGAACAGTTTACTGATGCCGTTATAAGGTGGATCAATTCCAATCTCACTGGTGTTGTTTTCTTACTCTGGGGTGCCTATGCTCAGAAGAAAGGCAGCTTTATTGACAAG AAAAAGCATTGTGTATTAAAAGCTGTTCATCCTTCTCCGCTGTCAGCTCATCGAGGCTTCTTGGGCTGCAAGCACTTCTCTCAAGCCAATCAGTATTTAAAGAAGGTGGGAAAGAAAGCGATAGATTGGCGTTCACTTCCGGTTGACCAAAATGAGAATTTTTCAGCTTGA